The Nitriliruptor alkaliphilus DSM 45188 genome includes a region encoding these proteins:
- a CDS encoding cation:proton antiporter, with translation MLDVVLFVVGAVALVFACLFAHLERWSITPSLLGLVVGIAIGPQALDLLALPDGERIAILHRAAQLLLAVALMGTALRYPSGAVRQRVREVTLLLVVVLPVMAAVLADGATWTLPMSAGAALVLGTALSPTDPVLAAGIVTGQPAETDIPDRGRQVLSLESGANDGLAQPLVVIAIAIALGRPLTSALGQAAYEVGSAAVLGTVVGLAAGRALRWAEQHREISPSVAEFTVDETLNQFLVIPVFVLFGASLPWAAWGSLGWGAGGFVAAALFLRRLPIVLLLKRPMRGSWLHLTWLGWFGPIGIAALFYLGHADRQGLTDPTLWAAGTLAIAVSTVVHGLSAGPARVAYRRASVGRGD, from the coding sequence GGCCTGGTCGTCGGCATCGCCATCGGACCACAGGCCCTCGATCTGTTGGCCCTCCCGGACGGCGAGCGGATCGCGATCCTCCACCGGGCCGCGCAGCTCCTGCTGGCCGTGGCGCTGATGGGAACGGCCCTGCGCTACCCCTCGGGTGCGGTCCGGCAGCGGGTCCGGGAGGTCACCCTCCTGCTGGTGGTGGTGCTCCCCGTCATGGCAGCCGTGTTGGCCGACGGCGCGACGTGGACCCTGCCGATGTCGGCCGGAGCCGCGCTCGTCCTCGGCACTGCCCTCTCCCCGACGGACCCGGTGCTCGCGGCCGGCATCGTCACCGGACAGCCCGCCGAGACCGACATCCCGGACCGGGGACGCCAGGTCCTGTCGCTCGAGTCGGGGGCGAACGACGGCCTGGCTCAGCCGCTGGTCGTCATCGCGATCGCGATCGCGCTCGGCCGACCGCTGACCTCCGCGCTCGGTCAGGCTGCGTACGAGGTCGGGTCCGCTGCCGTGCTCGGGACCGTGGTCGGGCTCGCCGCCGGACGGGCGCTGCGCTGGGCGGAGCAGCACCGCGAGATCAGCCCCTCGGTGGCCGAGTTCACCGTCGACGAGACCCTGAACCAGTTCCTCGTGATCCCCGTCTTCGTCCTCTTCGGCGCGTCGTTGCCCTGGGCCGCGTGGGGATCCCTCGGCTGGGGAGCTGGCGGCTTCGTCGCCGCGGCGCTGTTCCTGCGCCGGCTGCCGATCGTGCTGCTGCTGAAACGTCCGATGCGAGGCTCGTGGCTCCACCTGACGTGGCTCGGGTGGTTCGGCCCCATCGGGATCGCCGCGCTGTTCTACCTCGGCCACGCCGACAGGCAGGGCCTGACCGATCCGACGCTGTGGGCAGCCGGCACGCTGGCGATCGCGGTCAGCACCGTGGTCCACGGGCTGAGCGCCGGCCCGGCACGTGTGGCCTACCGCCGCGCGTCCGTCGGGCGCGGCGACTGA